Proteins found in one Nostoc sp. NIES-3756 genomic segment:
- a CDS encoding N-acetylglucosamine kinase has translation MSYVLGIDGGGSKTVCILMDDAHQVIGRGQAGAANYQSIGTEAALISIELAIHEAIKLNKPIKIDAICLGLAGVGRPKDIEIVRGLVGGLIDNQSLPITWNLQPSNIIICNDALIALVGGIGHSVGIVAAVGTGSIVFGRNQQGQTKRVGGWGYILGDEGSAYKIAVAGMQAALKSYDGREKSTSLIEVFKQHLNLENIEDLIEVVYRRGWGVKRIAALAPIVDLAAAYGDEVANHIIDDAVRELVKATATVIKDIFNPNSALEIVTTGSVWGGKSQMHIRFTSAILNQFPQVKVIFPRYEPAYGAGLLALGSLAR, from the coding sequence ATGAGTTACGTATTAGGAATAGATGGCGGCGGTAGCAAAACCGTGTGTATTTTAATGGATGATGCACACCAAGTTATTGGTCGTGGTCAAGCTGGTGCAGCTAATTATCAAAGTATAGGTACAGAAGCTGCATTGATATCTATTGAATTAGCAATTCATGAGGCAATCAAGTTAAACAAGCCTATTAAAATTGATGCGATATGTCTGGGATTAGCTGGTGTAGGTCGTCCAAAAGATATAGAAATAGTTAGAGGTTTAGTAGGAGGATTAATAGATAACCAATCTCTACCTATAACTTGGAATTTGCAACCATCAAATATTATTATTTGTAACGATGCTTTAATTGCTTTAGTCGGTGGAATTGGTCATTCTGTAGGAATTGTTGCAGCCGTCGGTACTGGTTCGATAGTTTTTGGTCGAAATCAGCAAGGACAAACTAAACGAGTTGGCGGTTGGGGATATATTTTAGGCGATGAAGGAAGCGCTTACAAAATTGCTGTGGCGGGAATGCAGGCTGCATTAAAATCTTATGATGGGCGGGAAAAATCTACCAGTCTCATAGAAGTTTTTAAGCAACATCTGAATTTAGAAAATATAGAAGACTTAATTGAGGTTGTTTATCGTCGGGGATGGGGAGTTAAACGAATAGCTGCTTTAGCACCGATAGTTGATTTAGCCGCCGCTTATGGTGATGAAGTAGCCAATCATATAATTGATGATGCTGTTAGAGAATTAGTGAAAGCTACAGCTACAGTTATTAAGGACATTTTCAATCCTAACTCTGCTTTAGAAATAGTGACAACGGGTAGTGTGTGGGGGGGGAAATCTCAGATGCACATCAGATTTACTTCTGCTATATTGAATCAGTTTCCCCAGGTAAAGGTAATTTTTCCTCGTTATGAACCTGCTTATGGTGCCGGTTTGTTGGCTTTGGGGAGTTTGGCTAGGTAA